The following proteins are encoded in a genomic region of Thermococcus pacificus:
- a CDS encoding tRNA(Met) cytidine acetyltransferase TmcA, whose translation MTVKVRFDKDVREYAKGEKVKDEVLKLTETALAQALEKFHRRMIVIEGDTERKAELAGILAGASARVLSEVLDELMKKRLRDESESAIEVLYATDALGEDTFGRKRYEAFRKHFDVLAGSEANVQAVTFKHTRDILGRTYDLLILDMSYDYSPNDLGRIIETVRGGGLIFILAHPFKKWKDMWTGFHKSLVTPPYTIDDVKKRFNRRLIRKFTEYGEIYIITENGKIRKKPKRSKSQAKIKGRKGVPIPEETLFPRELYEMALTEGQVEVLKAFEDLVENEGMLVLTADRGRGKSVSVGIAAVGLALALKKRTRIVVTAPEPENVQSLFRFAKRALERLGFKPYVVEEKGLIKELYARKIGLRYYPPAEGYKKSADLYILDEAAGIHVPILHKYLNKPRVVYSSTVHGYEGAGRGFSVKFLKKAREKREFRELHMDEPIRYADHDPIEKWLFDVLLLDAEPVELTEEDYELIKRKEVYFEEPDLDDWFEHDREDLRHFVGIYILAHYRNRPSDVALLADAPHHEARVLRLKNGKIVTAVQIAKEGNIPKNVIEKMAKGYKPRGNIIPDMMVKHHMLKEFAKLKGYRIVRIATHPDAMDMGLGSKALELLEKEAREKGLDWIGSGFGASEELARFWVKNGFAVVHLSPARNPVSGEFTAIVLKPISEKAKKLIKQANDEFRIRLTEWLGDTHRELEPEIARWLFETPFGEAVEYPVHLTDVQKKRLDAFTGKVLTYDTVVDAVKPVVKLYFLDGWMKPYLDERQIKLLIYRVLQAHSWEETAKLIDRTEMFTMIEVRDIIRGLWYYYKRLL comes from the coding sequence GTGACCGTCAAGGTCCGCTTTGATAAGGACGTGAGAGAGTACGCCAAAGGCGAGAAGGTTAAGGACGAGGTACTCAAGCTCACCGAGACCGCCCTTGCTCAAGCACTTGAGAAGTTCCACAGGAGAATGATAGTTATTGAAGGCGACACCGAAAGGAAGGCCGAACTGGCTGGAATTTTGGCCGGGGCCTCGGCTAGGGTTTTGAGTGAGGTTCTCGACGAGCTTATGAAGAAACGCCTGAGAGATGAAAGCGAGAGCGCGATAGAGGTTCTCTACGCCACCGATGCTCTGGGTGAGGACACCTTCGGTAGAAAGCGCTACGAAGCTTTCAGAAAGCACTTCGACGTCTTAGCGGGTTCGGAGGCTAATGTCCAGGCGGTTACCTTTAAACACACCCGCGACATACTCGGAAGGACTTACGACCTTCTAATTCTGGACATGAGCTACGACTACTCTCCTAACGACCTCGGTAGGATTATTGAAACGGTTAGGGGCGGCGGGCTGATATTCATCCTCGCTCACCCATTCAAGAAGTGGAAGGACATGTGGACGGGCTTCCACAAGAGCCTGGTAACCCCTCCCTACACTATAGACGACGTGAAGAAGCGCTTCAACAGGAGGCTCATCCGTAAGTTCACCGAGTACGGCGAGATCTACATAATCACCGAGAACGGCAAGATACGGAAGAAGCCGAAGCGCTCAAAGAGCCAAGCGAAGATAAAGGGCAGGAAAGGTGTTCCAATCCCGGAGGAAACCCTCTTTCCCAGAGAACTCTACGAGATGGCCCTCACGGAAGGGCAGGTTGAAGTTCTCAAAGCCTTTGAAGACCTTGTTGAGAACGAGGGCATGCTCGTTCTGACGGCCGACAGGGGAAGGGGTAAGAGCGTTTCCGTCGGAATAGCGGCTGTTGGCCTGGCCCTCGCTCTGAAAAAGCGCACGCGCATAGTTGTAACCGCCCCCGAGCCTGAGAACGTCCAATCGCTTTTCCGCTTCGCAAAGAGGGCTTTGGAGAGGCTCGGCTTCAAGCCCTACGTTGTGGAAGAAAAGGGCCTTATAAAAGAGCTCTACGCGAGGAAGATAGGCCTGCGTTATTATCCGCCGGCCGAAGGCTACAAGAAGAGCGCCGACCTTTACATACTCGACGAGGCGGCGGGAATCCACGTGCCGATACTCCACAAGTACCTTAACAAGCCCCGCGTCGTTTACTCCTCAACTGTGCACGGCTATGAGGGAGCAGGCAGGGGCTTCTCGGTCAAGTTCCTCAAGAAGGCCCGCGAGAAGCGCGAGTTTAGGGAGCTTCACATGGACGAGCCGATTAGATACGCCGACCACGATCCCATTGAGAAGTGGCTCTTTGATGTCCTCCTCCTCGATGCGGAACCTGTTGAGCTCACAGAGGAGGACTACGAGCTGATAAAGAGAAAGGAGGTCTACTTCGAGGAGCCTGACCTCGACGACTGGTTCGAGCACGACAGGGAAGACCTGAGACACTTCGTTGGAATCTACATCCTGGCGCACTACCGCAACAGGCCGAGCGACGTAGCGCTTTTGGCAGACGCGCCCCACCACGAGGCGAGGGTTTTGAGGCTCAAGAACGGCAAGATAGTTACCGCCGTGCAGATAGCGAAAGAGGGCAACATCCCCAAGAACGTCATAGAGAAGATGGCCAAGGGCTACAAGCCGCGCGGAAACATAATCCCGGACATGATGGTCAAGCACCACATGCTGAAGGAGTTCGCCAAGCTCAAGGGCTACCGCATCGTGAGGATAGCTACGCACCCGGACGCAATGGACATGGGCCTTGGAAGCAAGGCGCTTGAGCTCCTTGAGAAGGAAGCTCGCGAGAAGGGCCTCGACTGGATAGGTTCCGGCTTTGGTGCCAGCGAGGAGCTTGCTCGCTTCTGGGTGAAGAACGGCTTCGCTGTTGTTCACCTCAGCCCAGCGAGAAACCCGGTCAGCGGCGAGTTCACCGCGATAGTCCTCAAGCCGATAAGCGAGAAGGCGAAGAAGCTCATAAAGCAGGCCAACGACGAGTTCAGGATTAGACTTACAGAGTGGTTGGGCGACACACACCGCGAGCTTGAGCCGGAAATCGCGCGCTGGCTCTTTGAGACGCCATTTGGAGAGGCCGTTGAATACCCCGTCCACCTGACGGATGTCCAGAAGAAGCGCCTCGATGCCTTCACAGGCAAGGTTCTCACCTACGACACCGTCGTCGACGCGGTAAAGCCGGTAGTCAAGCTCTACTTCCTCGACGGCTGGATGAAGCCCTACCTCGATGAGAGGCAGATAAAGCTGCTGATTTACAGGGTTCTGCAGGCCCACAGCTGGGAGGAAACGGCGAAGCTCATAGACAGGACAGAGATGTTTACCATGATTGAGGTCAGGGACATAATCAGGGGCCTCTGGTACTACTACAAGCGGCTTCTCTAA
- a CDS encoding ATP-binding cassette domain-containing protein, producing MNVIEVENLTKYYGKLRALDSVSFSVPEGVILGVIGPNGAGKTTLIKILSCLLTYDEGTVRLFGKASR from the coding sequence ATGAATGTCATCGAAGTCGAAAACCTGACCAAGTACTACGGGAAGCTGAGGGCCCTCGACTCCGTTTCATTTTCCGTCCCCGAAGGAGTTATCTTAGGAGTAATCGGGCCCAACGGTGCCGGGAAAACCACCCTTATCAAGATTTTGAGCTGTCTGCTGACCTATGACGAAGGAACCGTCAGGCTCTTCGGGAAGGCCAGCCGCTGA
- the mobA gene encoding molybdenum cofactor guanylyltransferase translates to MRAVVMAFPEKRWENYTIPINDEPVVKLTEKRLLMSKRIDEVFTIVRKDKLKTYSLHVSNPVPVSARSKMEALLKALPDEPFFLVEGNMPLVMPFLVNYLIGLFYENEPEALIPVWKDGTAEVTHAVYEPDALTDAIEAALAEGHRSMSKITEFLDYESVSIEELSKRNPKVTLSFFRVKSSLDVRFAEQALKDSVRV, encoded by the coding sequence ATGCGGGCAGTGGTCATGGCGTTTCCAGAGAAGAGATGGGAGAACTACACAATCCCAATCAACGACGAGCCGGTAGTGAAGCTCACCGAGAAAAGACTTTTGATGAGCAAGAGGATTGACGAGGTCTTCACCATCGTCAGAAAGGACAAGCTGAAGACTTACTCCCTCCACGTCTCGAACCCAGTTCCCGTCTCGGCGAGGAGCAAGATGGAGGCCCTCCTTAAGGCTCTCCCAGATGAGCCCTTCTTCCTCGTTGAGGGCAACATGCCCCTTGTGATGCCGTTCCTCGTGAACTACCTGATTGGCCTCTTCTACGAGAACGAACCGGAGGCGCTGATACCCGTCTGGAAGGATGGGACGGCGGAGGTAACTCACGCGGTCTACGAGCCTGACGCGCTGACGGACGCAATAGAGGCGGCTTTAGCCGAGGGACACCGGAGCATGAGCAAGATAACCGAGTTCCTCGACTACGAGTCGGTTTCCATAGAGGAGCTCTCCAAGAGGAACCCCAAGGTGACGCTGAGCTTCTTCAGGGTCAAAAGCTCTCTCGACGTCCGCTTTGCAGAGCAGGCACTTAAGGACTCTGTTAGAGTGTAA
- a CDS encoding DUF1931 family protein, translated as MAEMIIPYPQLQKILERTCELAVIKPRAEEMMDIVEKKLADLFEVAYENAMAEGSETIKLRHIPITKGFKNSMNLFRAVIEDEKVQMEPIRKFVLKKIPGDIPLEEEVVNELPTIAGTLFVLVGRVIKALHPEIKNVYPEHIEEAEKVLDYTL; from the coding sequence ATGGCGGAGATGATAATCCCCTACCCGCAGCTCCAGAAGATACTGGAGAGGACGTGTGAGCTCGCGGTAATCAAGCCACGCGCCGAGGAAATGATGGACATCGTCGAGAAGAAGCTCGCCGACCTCTTTGAGGTTGCCTATGAGAACGCCATGGCCGAGGGGAGCGAGACGATAAAGCTCAGGCACATACCCATTACCAAGGGCTTCAAAAACAGCATGAACCTCTTCAGGGCAGTCATAGAGGACGAGAAGGTCCAGATGGAGCCCATCAGAAAGTTCGTCCTCAAGAAGATACCCGGCGACATACCGCTCGAGGAGGAGGTCGTAAACGAGCTTCCCACCATAGCCGGAACCCTCTTCGTGCTCGTCGGTAGGGTCATCAAGGCCCTCCACCCGGAGATCAAGAACGTTTATCCTGAGCACATTGAAGAGGCTGAGAAGGTGCTGGATTACACGCTTTGA
- a CDS encoding biotin transporter BioY, producing the protein MNARDVAFAGLFAALTAVGAQIAVPIGPVPFTLQVLLVLLSGLVLGSRLGLVSQLVYLVAGAVGFPVFAEFSGGFAHIYGPTGGYLLAFPIAAFLAGYITEKTGESVWGMTAGSLFGVVVIYALGWLRLCLFMAGDFGKAFKLGVLPFVPFDVLKAGIAVGVAKTVRKMVEVA; encoded by the coding sequence ATGAACGCGAGGGACGTTGCTTTTGCTGGTCTCTTCGCCGCGCTAACGGCCGTTGGCGCTCAAATAGCGGTTCCCATTGGGCCTGTGCCCTTCACCCTCCAGGTTCTCCTGGTGTTGCTGAGCGGTCTTGTCCTCGGCTCAAGGCTCGGCCTCGTGAGTCAGCTGGTCTACTTGGTGGCGGGTGCGGTCGGTTTTCCAGTCTTCGCGGAGTTCTCGGGCGGCTTTGCCCACATCTATGGCCCGACCGGGGGCTACCTGCTCGCGTTCCCCATAGCGGCGTTTCTGGCAGGCTACATCACCGAGAAAACAGGTGAAAGCGTCTGGGGCATGACCGCTGGCTCGCTGTTCGGTGTGGTGGTAATCTACGCCCTCGGCTGGCTCCGCCTGTGCCTCTTCATGGCCGGCGACTTTGGAAAAGCGTTCAAACTCGGCGTGCTTCCCTTCGTGCCGTTTGACGTCCTGAAGGCAGGCATAGCCGTTGGGGTTGCAAAAACAGTGAGAAAAATGGTGGAAGTGGCGTGA
- a CDS encoding PEGA domain-containing protein: MKARVPTIVLVFLLVFSAVLVQAPGIKADSFNYWAKSYEGTDAINDVKVLSDGSIIAVGYTSSFGPGGNDALVIKLNPDGSIAWARTYRCDIYDRATAVAVADNGDIIVAGWTESFGAGYDDAWVLRLDANGNIKWQKTYGGRDHDDARAVAIADNGDIIVAGRTWSFGAGRADVWVLRLDENGNVKWQKTYGGSGRDGFWGVNLAIADNGDIIVASSTESFGTETPHYSNVWVLRLDANGNIKWQKTYGGRSNDHAHAVAIADNGDIIVASYTYSFGAGEGDFWVLRLDTNGNVKWQKTYGGENEDVAYAVALADNGDIIVAGSTVSVGGWVLRLDENGDIKWQKAYRSDPHAVALAPTGDIIVAGGALVLRLPPDGDLPGFSGDTNAKITIPNPGVMDSQAEIVNSSVTPQDSQAYSNPVELTVRTFYGSATLTINSTPSGAEVYIDGEYKGTTPLAVQLYSGTHTIKLTKQDYENYTTTITLIPGESKVLNITLTPTFGFLTVYSDPSGAKVYVDGSYIGDTPIENYKLSTGEHTIKLVKENYADYVREITIELGKTTKIEATLTSNTKHTTTNTHQGTGGICGPAAIIGLSVIPVLLRRKR, encoded by the coding sequence ATGAAAGCGCGCGTCCCCACGATCGTCCTGGTGTTTTTGCTCGTTTTTTCGGCAGTGCTGGTTCAGGCACCGGGCATTAAAGCGGACAGCTTCAACTACTGGGCGAAGAGTTACGAGGGAACTGATGCCATCAACGACGTTAAAGTCCTCTCGGACGGGAGCATCATCGCAGTGGGTTACACTTCCAGCTTCGGTCCAGGTGGTAATGATGCCCTCGTGATAAAGTTAAACCCTGACGGAAGCATAGCATGGGCAAGAACATATAGATGCGATATTTATGATAGGGCTACCGCGGTTGCGGTAGCGGATAACGGGGACATTATTGTGGCCGGATGGACTGAAAGCTTCGGCGCTGGTTATGATGATGCTTGGGTTCTTAGGCTTGACGCTAATGGTAACATAAAATGGCAGAAGACTTACGGTGGGAGAGATCATGACGATGCTCGCGCGGTTGCCATAGCGGATAACGGGGACATTATCGTGGCTGGCCGCACTTGGAGCTTCGGCGCTGGTAGAGCGGACGTTTGGGTTCTTAGGCTTGATGAGAATGGAAACGTTAAATGGCAGAAGACTTACGGAGGAAGCGGAAGAGATGGGTTCTGGGGTGTTAATCTTGCCATAGCTGATAACGGGGACATTATAGTGGCCAGCTCTACTGAAAGCTTTGGCACTGAAACTCCACATTACTCAAACGTTTGGGTTCTGAGACTTGACGCTAATGGTAATATCAAATGGCAGAAGACCTATGGAGGACGCAGTAATGACCATGCTCACGCGGTTGCCATAGCGGATAATGGAGACATTATCGTGGCCAGCTATACTTACAGTTTCGGCGCTGGTGAAGGGGATTTTTGGGTTCTTAGGCTTGACACTAATGGTAACGTAAAATGGCAGAAAACTTACGGAGGAGAAAATGAGGATGTGGCTTACGCGGTTGCGTTAGCGGATAACGGGGACATTATAGTGGCCGGCTCTACTGTAAGCGTTGGTGGTTGGGTTCTCAGGCTTGACGAGAATGGGGACATAAAATGGCAGAAGGCTTACCGCAGTGACCCTCACGCGGTTGCTCTCGCTCCCACTGGAGATATTATAGTAGCCGGGGGTGCGTTGGTTCTCCGGCTTCCGCCGGATGGTGACCTGCCCGGCTTCTCCGGGGATACGAACGCGAAAATAACCATCCCCAATCCCGGGGTGATGGACTCTCAAGCCGAAATCGTAAACTCCAGCGTAACCCCCCAGGACTCGCAAGCTTATTCTAATCCCGTGGAGCTGACGGTTAGAACCTTTTACGGGTCGGCAACACTCACAATCAACTCAACCCCGTCCGGGGCTGAAGTTTACATCGATGGAGAATACAAGGGGACTACCCCATTAGCTGTACAACTCTATTCGGGCACTCATACGATAAAACTCACCAAGCAGGATTATGAGAACTACACGACGACAATAACCCTCATCCCAGGAGAGAGCAAAGTCCTAAATATCACGCTAACTCCGACCTTCGGTTTCCTAACGGTTTACTCTGACCCAAGTGGTGCTAAAGTCTACGTTGATGGTTCTTACATTGGGGACACTCCCATTGAAAACTACAAGCTCTCGACAGGAGAACACACCATAAAGCTCGTCAAGGAAAACTATGCGGATTACGTGAGGGAAATAACAATAGAACTGGGGAAAACGACGAAAATTGAGGCAACCCTAACCTCAAACACAAAGCACACGACAACTAATACACACCAAGGCACAGGTGGTATCTGCGGCCCGGCCGCTATAATAGGCCTTTCAGTGATTCCCGTTCTCTTGAGGAGGAAAAGGTGA
- a CDS encoding energy-coupling factor transporter transmembrane component T family protein encodes MIYLFYSERDSLLHSLDPRVKIIGTAAGIAAIMLYNDPKILIPLFFVFLVIGRFLGKVGIGEQLRLLKPLLPIVIITIVVWPFIYRPRLMGLLFGVSFAMRLLTFALITFLLLMTTSQRDLILGFVRLGMPYEFGLTISIALRYIPTLYILSRNIMDAQRSRGWEVEKGNFIVRARKMTAVLIPLLVASLKTAHELSIALESRALGASEKRTFLYDIRMGRKDYAAVVLILALFALTIYVRYGLGIGHVRIYS; translated from the coding sequence ATGATATACCTGTTCTACTCGGAGAGGGACTCGCTCCTCCACTCCCTTGACCCAAGGGTCAAGATAATCGGAACCGCTGCTGGGATAGCCGCGATAATGCTCTACAACGACCCCAAGATACTGATACCGCTGTTCTTCGTCTTCCTCGTCATCGGAAGGTTCCTCGGAAAAGTGGGGATAGGTGAGCAGCTCAGGCTCCTGAAGCCCCTCCTGCCGATAGTCATCATAACGATAGTTGTGTGGCCGTTTATTTACCGGCCGAGGCTTATGGGGCTCCTCTTCGGAGTTTCGTTCGCCATGAGGCTGCTCACCTTTGCCCTCATCACGTTCCTGCTGCTGATGACGACGAGCCAGAGGGATCTGATCCTCGGCTTCGTCAGGCTGGGCATGCCCTATGAGTTCGGGCTGACGATATCGATAGCCCTCCGCTACATCCCGACCCTATACATCCTCTCCAGGAACATAATGGACGCCCAGAGGAGCCGCGGCTGGGAGGTTGAGAAGGGCAACTTCATAGTGAGGGCCAGGAAGATGACGGCGGTTCTAATACCGCTCCTCGTTGCTTCCCTCAAGACCGCCCACGAGCTGAGCATAGCCCTCGAGAGCAGGGCCCTCGGGGCATCTGAGAAGAGGACGTTCCTCTACGACATCAGGATGGGGAGGAAGGACTACGCCGCGGTGGTTCTCATCCTGGCCCTCTTCGCCCTGACCATCTACGTGAGGTACGGCCTCGGGATAGGGCACGTGAGGATATACTCCTGA
- a CDS encoding energy-coupling factor ABC transporter ATP-binding protein, translating into MIRVKNLWHVYENGREALKGVDFEMGSEIVALVGQNGSGKTTFAKHLNGLLKPTKGTVEVDGLDTREHTVAELSRLVGYVFQNPEHMFFEESVFREVAFGPRNLGLSEGEIEERVRWALRAVNLEGYEERTPYSLSGGEKQRLAIACVLAMRPKYLILDEPTTGLDGRSSASVVEAIRKLHSEGHGILLITHDMELVLELAERVVLLHRGEKAFDGPVEEFFSLELHDYGLEKPELLRISEKVGVGFVKSVPELVEVLVGGER; encoded by the coding sequence ATGATCCGGGTTAAAAACCTCTGGCACGTCTACGAGAATGGCAGAGAAGCGCTGAAGGGCGTTGACTTTGAGATGGGGAGCGAGATAGTCGCCCTAGTCGGCCAGAACGGGAGCGGGAAGACCACGTTTGCGAAGCACCTGAACGGTCTGCTTAAGCCGACGAAAGGAACGGTGGAGGTAGATGGGCTCGACACGAGGGAGCACACGGTTGCAGAGCTTAGCAGGCTGGTCGGCTACGTCTTCCAGAACCCGGAGCACATGTTCTTCGAGGAGAGCGTCTTTAGGGAAGTGGCCTTTGGCCCGAGGAACCTCGGGTTAAGCGAGGGCGAGATTGAGGAGCGCGTGAGGTGGGCTTTGAGGGCCGTCAACCTCGAGGGCTACGAGGAGAGGACGCCGTATTCACTGAGCGGTGGCGAGAAGCAGAGGCTCGCTATAGCCTGCGTCCTGGCGATGAGGCCGAAGTACCTGATCCTCGACGAGCCAACCACGGGGCTGGACGGAAGGAGCTCGGCGAGCGTCGTCGAGGCCATACGGAAGCTCCACTCGGAAGGGCACGGCATCCTCCTGATAACCCACGATATGGAGCTCGTCCTGGAGCTTGCCGAGAGGGTAGTTCTGCTCCACAGGGGAGAGAAGGCCTTTGACGGGCCGGTCGAGGAGTTCTTCTCACTTGAGCTTCATGATTACGGGCTTGAGAAGCCCGAGTTGCTCAGGATAAGCGAGAAAGTTGGGGTGGGCTTTGTGAAAAGCGTCCCGGAGCTGGTAGAGGTTCTCGTGGGTGGTGAGAGATGA
- a CDS encoding S9 family peptidase, producing the protein MAKGLTEKDLGKFKLVGNIDAFKRKLVFQVTEISVEKDDYFSRLYLYDGRKVKPFTSGKKDGNPRFSPDGKLVAFTSKRDKESKEAELYVIPTDGGEARLLAKFKYGIRNLRFTEDGKSIAVVTPIDVEKKPKDDVHVIKEIPFWFNGVGWVYGRRSVVYLVDVETGRKKRLTPKNLDVSQIRFHNGRFYFTAQEDRERKPMVSDLYVLEGRKAKRLTPGKWSVSDFIPLDDGTFILKANTRERGIPTNTHIYHYDPQTGEMRKLTKNLDRSAYNSLNCDVRGSQRAELVFKDGWVYYVATDGPRANLFRVNLDGKIERVVGGDRSVESFAIGDYIAFTAQDAVTPTELYVMRDGKEKRVTDFNGWIKDYNLSQPEHFKVKASDGAEIDAWVMRPLGFEPGKKYPAVLEIHGGPKTAYGYSFMHEFHVLTAKGFVVIFSNPRGSDGYGEEFADIRGHYGERDYQDLMEVVDEALKRFDFIDPERIGVTGGSYGGFMTNWIVGHTNRFKAAVTQRSISNWTSFFGTTDIGYYFAPDQIGGDPWSNTEGYWEKSPLKYAPNVETPLLIIHSMEDYRCWLPEALQFFTALKYLGKTVELALFPGENHDLSRGGKPKHRVRRLELIAGWMERWLK; encoded by the coding sequence ATGGCGAAAGGCCTAACCGAGAAAGACCTCGGAAAGTTCAAGCTCGTAGGAAACATCGACGCCTTCAAGAGGAAACTCGTCTTCCAGGTGACGGAGATAAGTGTTGAGAAAGACGACTACTTCTCAAGGCTCTACCTCTACGACGGCAGGAAGGTCAAGCCCTTCACCTCTGGCAAAAAAGATGGAAACCCGCGCTTTTCACCGGACGGAAAGCTCGTGGCCTTCACCTCCAAGCGCGACAAGGAGAGCAAGGAGGCCGAGCTTTACGTTATTCCCACTGACGGAGGCGAGGCGAGGCTCTTAGCGAAGTTCAAGTACGGGATAAGAAATCTCCGCTTCACGGAGGACGGTAAGAGCATAGCCGTTGTGACGCCAATAGACGTCGAGAAGAAGCCGAAGGATGACGTCCACGTCATCAAGGAGATACCCTTCTGGTTCAACGGCGTTGGCTGGGTCTATGGAAGGAGGAGCGTTGTCTATCTGGTGGACGTCGAAACCGGACGGAAGAAGCGCCTGACGCCAAAGAACCTCGACGTAAGCCAGATCCGCTTCCACAACGGCAGGTTCTACTTTACCGCCCAAGAGGACCGCGAGAGGAAGCCGATGGTCAGCGACCTCTACGTCCTTGAGGGGAGGAAGGCAAAGCGCCTAACGCCCGGAAAGTGGAGTGTGAGCGACTTCATCCCGCTCGACGACGGAACCTTTATCCTCAAGGCTAACACGAGGGAAAGGGGAATCCCGACCAACACGCACATCTACCACTACGACCCCCAGACCGGCGAGATGAGGAAGCTCACGAAAAACCTCGACCGCTCCGCTTACAACTCGCTCAACTGCGACGTTAGGGGAAGCCAGAGGGCAGAGCTCGTCTTTAAGGACGGCTGGGTTTACTACGTCGCCACCGACGGCCCGAGGGCGAACCTCTTCAGGGTAAACCTCGACGGGAAGATCGAGCGCGTTGTCGGCGGCGATAGGAGCGTCGAGAGCTTTGCCATAGGCGACTACATAGCCTTCACCGCCCAGGACGCGGTAACTCCAACGGAGCTTTACGTCATGAGGGACGGGAAGGAGAAGCGCGTTACAGACTTCAACGGCTGGATTAAGGATTACAACCTCTCACAGCCCGAACACTTTAAGGTTAAGGCCAGCGATGGCGCTGAGATAGACGCGTGGGTTATGAGGCCCCTTGGCTTCGAGCCGGGCAAGAAGTATCCCGCGGTTCTTGAAATCCACGGCGGGCCTAAAACAGCTTACGGCTACTCCTTCATGCACGAGTTCCACGTCTTGACTGCCAAGGGCTTCGTTGTGATATTCTCCAATCCAAGGGGAAGCGACGGTTATGGAGAAGAGTTCGCCGACATAAGGGGGCACTACGGGGAGAGGGATTATCAGGACCTGATGGAGGTCGTTGATGAGGCCCTAAAGCGCTTCGACTTCATTGACCCGGAGAGGATAGGTGTCACCGGGGGTTCATACGGCGGCTTCATGACGAACTGGATAGTGGGCCACACGAACCGCTTTAAGGCCGCGGTAACCCAGCGCTCCATCTCCAACTGGACGAGCTTCTTTGGGACGACGGACATAGGCTACTACTTCGCTCCCGACCAGATAGGCGGCGACCCGTGGAGCAACACAGAGGGCTACTGGGAGAAGAGCCCGCTGAAGTACGCGCCGAACGTGGAGACGCCGCTCCTCATAATCCACTCGATGGAAGACTACCGCTGCTGGCTTCCGGAGGCCCTTCAGTTCTTCACGGCCTTGAAGTACCTCGGCAAGACAGTAGAGCTGGCGCTCTTCCCGGGCGAGAACCACGACTTAAGCAGGGGCGGAAAGCCGAAGCACCGTGTGAGAAGGCTTGAGCTTATTGCCGGGTGGATGGAGAGGTGGCTTAAGTAA
- a CDS encoding biotin--[acetyl-CoA-carboxylase] ligase — MRGLVRDSRIKRAILRELREKECVSGEFLAESLGVSRVAVWKNIRELISLGYEIRASRKGYSLVSSPEKPYPWELDVRAYYLLETTSTMDIAWKLAEAEEPAGTFVIAERQTRGRGRRGRRWRSEKGGLYFSVILKPALPLSRADVLLDETLDSILDSLRRYGVDGYIEDNGVYVDGKKIAGVLVEVMGELGEVRLAVVGAGINVSNEVPEGATSLSLELGRAPSLLEVGKTLFPTVKGRLLSVSLE; from the coding sequence ATGAGGGGGTTGGTGCGCGACAGCAGGATAAAAAGGGCAATCCTGAGGGAACTCAGGGAGAAGGAATGCGTTTCTGGAGAATTCCTGGCCGAGAGCCTCGGCGTATCGAGGGTAGCTGTCTGGAAGAACATCAGAGAGCTTATCTCTCTTGGCTACGAAATAAGGGCCTCTCGAAAGGGGTACTCGCTTGTTTCCAGCCCTGAAAAGCCCTATCCCTGGGAGCTGGATGTTCGGGCTTACTACCTTTTGGAAACAACTTCAACAATGGATATTGCATGGAAACTCGCCGAAGCCGAGGAACCTGCAGGGACATTTGTAATAGCGGAGAGGCAGACACGGGGCAGGGGCAGGCGGGGAAGGCGCTGGCGTTCCGAAAAGGGAGGTCTTTACTTCTCGGTAATACTGAAACCTGCCCTGCCCCTCTCCAGGGCTGACGTCCTGCTTGATGAAACCCTCGATTCAATCCTTGACTCCCTGCGGCGATACGGGGTCGATGGGTACATCGAGGATAACGGGGTCTATGTTGACGGGAAGAAAATCGCAGGGGTGCTGGTCGAGGTCATGGGGGAGCTCGGTGAGGTCCGCCTTGCCGTCGTGGGGGCAGGGATCAACGTCTCGAACGAGGTGCCTGAGGGAGCAACTTCACTCTCACTGGAGCTGGGTCGAGCTCCATCCCTCCTGGAGGTGGGGAAGACCCTGTTTCCCACCGTCAAAGGAAGGCTTTTAAGCGTGAGCCTGGAGTGA